From one Bordetella genomosp. 9 genomic stretch:
- a CDS encoding DHA2 family efflux MFS transporter permease subunit encodes MSPAGHPGAVPHKSMITVSIMLATIMQTLDSTIANVALPHMAGGLSASQDQITWVLTSYIVAAAIATPVTGWLTGRYGLKSVFLVSIAGFTVMSLACGAAGNLAQIVLARLLQGAFGAALVPLSQAVMLDVNEPKDHAKAMAVWGMGVMLGPILGPTLGGWLTDNMNWRWVFLINLPVGLMSFYGVARFIHDDGARRDNRFDVFGFATLAIAIGLLQLMLDRGEQADWFDSIEIRIYAVCAFVSFTFFILHTATSGEHSFFKVALLRDRNFAMGLAFYFLLGLLLYATRALLPPLLQTILGYPVVTTGLVTAPSGLGTMVSMLVAGRIVGKIDGRLVIALGFGLTTLSLWQMSGYTPQITEWDVIVPGFIQGLGLGFTSVPLTTMTFSTLDRSLRSDGTAIYSLSRNIGSSIGISAMQTLLVRNTAILHASLGAYITAGAMMIHPDALSRMFDMSTPAGMAGMNEILNNQAAFIAYLDDFRFMMWLTLAAIPCLIFMRTRRPASGQPSAQQAADDAELQHVAAD; translated from the coding sequence ATGTCCCCCGCCGGCCATCCGGGCGCCGTCCCGCACAAGTCGATGATCACCGTCTCCATCATGCTGGCGACGATCATGCAGACCCTGGACAGCACCATCGCCAACGTCGCCCTGCCGCACATGGCGGGCGGACTGTCGGCGTCGCAGGACCAGATCACCTGGGTATTGACCTCGTACATCGTCGCCGCGGCGATCGCGACGCCGGTCACCGGCTGGCTGACGGGACGCTACGGGCTCAAGTCGGTCTTCCTGGTGTCCATTGCCGGGTTCACCGTCATGTCCCTGGCCTGCGGGGCGGCGGGCAACCTGGCGCAGATCGTGCTGGCCCGACTGCTGCAGGGCGCCTTCGGCGCCGCGCTTGTGCCCTTGTCGCAGGCGGTGATGCTGGACGTCAACGAACCCAAGGACCACGCCAAGGCCATGGCGGTGTGGGGCATGGGTGTGATGCTGGGACCGATCCTGGGGCCGACCCTGGGCGGCTGGCTGACCGACAACATGAACTGGCGCTGGGTCTTCCTGATCAACCTGCCGGTGGGGCTGATGTCCTTCTACGGGGTCGCGCGCTTCATCCACGACGACGGCGCGCGGCGCGACAACCGTTTCGACGTCTTCGGTTTCGCCACCCTGGCGATCGCCATCGGCCTGCTGCAGCTGATGCTGGACCGCGGCGAGCAGGCCGACTGGTTCGATTCGATCGAGATCCGGATCTACGCCGTCTGCGCCTTCGTGTCGTTCACGTTCTTCATCCTGCATACGGCGACCAGCGGCGAACACTCCTTCTTCAAGGTCGCGCTGCTGCGCGACCGCAACTTCGCCATGGGCCTGGCCTTCTATTTCCTGCTGGGCCTGCTGCTCTACGCGACGCGCGCGCTGCTGCCGCCGCTGCTGCAGACGATATTGGGCTACCCGGTCGTGACCACCGGCCTGGTCACGGCGCCCAGCGGCCTCGGCACCATGGTGTCCATGCTGGTGGCCGGGCGCATCGTGGGCAAGATCGATGGCCGCCTGGTCATTGCGCTGGGGTTCGGGCTCACCACGCTGTCGTTGTGGCAGATGTCCGGCTATACGCCGCAGATCACCGAGTGGGACGTGATCGTGCCGGGATTCATCCAGGGCCTGGGCCTGGGATTCACGTCGGTGCCGCTGACCACCATGACGTTCTCGACCCTGGACCGGTCGCTGCGATCCGATGGCACCGCGATCTACAGCCTGTCGCGCAACATCGGCAGCAGCATCGGGATCTCCGCCATGCAAACGCTGCTGGTGCGCAATACCGCGATCCTGCATGCGTCCCTGGGCGCCTATATCACGGCGGGCGCCATGATGATCCATCCGGATGCGCTGTCGCGCATGTTCGACATGAGCACGCCCGCCGGCATGGCGGGCATGAACGAGATCCTCAACAACCAGGCGGCCTTCATCGCCTATCTGGACGACTTCCGCTTCATGATGTGGCTGACGCTGGCGGCCATCCCGTGCCTGATCTTCATGCGCACCCGGCGGCCGGCGTCGGGGCAGCCATCGGCGCAACAGGCCGCCGATGACGCGGAACTGCAGCACGTGGCGGCGGATTAG
- a CDS encoding MarR family transcriptional regulator: MPPSSFDPFEQAMDELSLRLASRHQLRESVISRLFMHVAARLGDHMDAPLREHGLNSTLWTSLVVIYASEQHRLKPSDLSVFMNSSRTNSTRVARELERQGYVTRLAGESDRRQVFLQLTPKAQTFVRQYLPRRRTQLKSLFASFDAAEVDALERLLRKLLTQVE, translated from the coding sequence ATGCCCCCGTCTTCCTTCGATCCCTTCGAGCAGGCCATGGACGAACTGTCCCTGCGCCTGGCATCGCGCCATCAATTGCGCGAATCGGTGATCAGCCGGCTATTCATGCATGTGGCCGCGCGGCTGGGGGATCACATGGATGCGCCGCTGCGCGAACATGGCTTGAATTCTACGCTGTGGACTTCCCTGGTCGTCATCTATGCCAGCGAACAGCACCGCCTCAAGCCGTCCGACCTGAGTGTATTCATGAATTCCTCGCGCACCAACAGCACGCGGGTGGCGCGCGAGCTGGAAAGGCAAGGCTATGTGACCCGGCTGGCCGGGGAAAGCGACCGCCGGCAGGTGTTCCTGCAACTGACGCCGAAGGCGCAGACGTTCGTGCGGCAATACCTGCCGCGCCGGCGCACGCAGCTGAAGTCGCTATTCGCCAGCTTCGACGCGGCGGAAGTCGATGCGTTGGAGCGCTTGCTGCGCAAGCTGTTGACCCAGGTGGAGTAG
- a CDS encoding aldolase yields MPVQSENVPHSSDTLTLRADLALALRAAAYHGLEEGVCNHFSVALDDGSDRFLINPHGLHWSEVEADDIVMVDGRGARLAGRHNVEATAMFIHAAIHRIARKTCVLHTHMPYATALTLTARRGLDTRLSQNAMRFHGRVAIDARYDGLALDTAEGERIARAMHGADVVFLGNHGVVVCGERVDYAYDDLYFLERACQAEVLALSTGAPLEPVPETMARHVAMQMQGERLQSTLFFESLRRRLGGASRDKERDTGR; encoded by the coding sequence ATGCCCGTGCAATCCGAAAACGTACCCCACAGTTCCGACACCCTGACCCTGCGGGCCGACCTGGCGCTGGCGCTGCGCGCCGCCGCCTACCACGGGCTGGAAGAAGGCGTCTGCAACCACTTCAGCGTCGCGCTCGACGACGGCAGCGACCGTTTCCTGATCAATCCCCACGGCCTGCACTGGAGCGAGGTCGAAGCTGACGACATCGTGATGGTGGACGGCCGGGGGGCCAGGCTGGCCGGCCGGCACAACGTCGAAGCCACCGCCATGTTCATCCACGCGGCGATACATCGCATCGCCCGCAAAACCTGTGTGCTGCATACGCACATGCCCTACGCCACGGCCTTGACCCTGACGGCCCGGCGCGGCCTGGATACGCGGCTGTCGCAGAACGCCATGCGCTTCCACGGCCGGGTGGCCATCGATGCGCGCTACGACGGCCTGGCGCTGGATACGGCCGAAGGCGAACGCATCGCGCGCGCCATGCACGGCGCCGACGTGGTGTTCCTGGGCAACCATGGCGTGGTGGTGTGCGGCGAACGCGTCGATTACGCCTACGACGATCTGTACTTCCTGGAACGCGCCTGCCAGGCCGAAGTGCTGGCGCTGTCCACCGGCGCGCCGCTGGAGCCGGTGCCGGAAACCATGGCGCGCCACGTGGCGATGCAGATGCAGGGCGAGCGGCTGCAGTCGACGCTGTTCTTCGAATCGCTGCGGCGCCGCCTGGGCGGGGCGTCGCGCGATAAGGAACGCGATACGGGACGCTAG
- a CDS encoding MetQ/NlpA family ABC transporter substrate-binding protein — protein sequence MALLAAGVSAALVAWPAAAADKLVVAATQVPHAEILAFVKPTLAKEGVDLDIKVFSDYVQPNVQLVDKQVDLNFFQHQPYLDTFNQDRKSNLVAIAKVHVEPFGAYSRKIKRVSDLKSGATVAIPNDPTNGGRALLLLQKQGLIKLKDAGNIRATPLDITDNPRKLKFQELEAAMLPRSLDDVDLALINTNYALEAGLVPTKDALFIEGADSPYANVLVARPDDKDRPAVRKLVQALHTPAVKQFILEKYKGAVVPAF from the coding sequence ATGGCGCTGCTGGCGGCCGGGGTGTCGGCCGCCCTGGTGGCTTGGCCCGCCGCCGCGGCCGACAAGCTGGTCGTCGCCGCGACCCAGGTGCCGCACGCCGAGATCCTGGCGTTCGTGAAGCCCACCCTGGCCAAGGAAGGCGTGGACCTGGACATCAAGGTGTTCAGCGACTACGTCCAGCCGAACGTGCAGCTGGTCGACAAGCAGGTGGACCTGAATTTCTTCCAGCATCAGCCATATCTGGACACCTTCAACCAGGATCGCAAGAGCAACCTGGTGGCGATCGCCAAGGTGCACGTCGAGCCGTTCGGCGCCTATTCGCGCAAGATCAAGCGCGTGTCGGATCTGAAGAGCGGGGCGACGGTGGCGATCCCCAACGATCCCACCAACGGCGGCCGCGCCCTGCTGCTGCTGCAGAAGCAGGGCCTGATCAAGCTCAAGGACGCCGGCAATATCCGCGCGACGCCGCTGGATATCACCGACAACCCCAGGAAACTGAAATTCCAGGAACTGGAAGCCGCCATGCTGCCGCGTTCGCTGGACGACGTCGACCTGGCGTTGATCAATACCAACTACGCGCTGGAAGCCGGCCTGGTGCCGACCAAGGACGCGCTGTTCATCGAAGGCGCGGACTCGCCCTACGCCAACGTGCTGGTGGCCCGGCCCGACGACAAGGACCGGCCCGCCGTGCGGAAGCTGGTGCAGGCCCTGCATACGCCCGCGGTGAAGCAGTTCATCCTGGAAAAGTACAAGGGCGCGGTGGTGCCGGCGTTCTGA
- the argB gene encoding acetylglutamate kinase — protein MTANSDTAALSPALKASVLSEALPYLRRFHGKTIVVKYGGNAMVEERLQESFAHDVVLLKLVGLNPVVVHGGGPQIDDALRRVGKSGTFVQGMRVTDAETMEVVEWVLGGQVQQDIVLMINEAGGKAVGLTGKDGGLIRARKKLMENKENPDQPLDIGFVGDITQVDPAVVKALQDDQFIPVISPIGYGQDGKAYNINADVVAGKMAEVLGAEKLLMMTNTPGVLDKDGKLLRSLSARAIDELFADGTISGGMLPKISSSLDAARSGVNSVHIIDGRVPHCLLLELLTDQGVGTMITSR, from the coding sequence ATGACTGCCAATTCCGATACCGCCGCCCTGTCTCCCGCGCTGAAGGCCAGCGTTCTGTCCGAAGCCTTGCCCTATCTGCGGCGCTTCCACGGCAAGACCATCGTCGTGAAGTACGGCGGCAACGCCATGGTCGAAGAACGGCTGCAGGAAAGCTTCGCGCACGATGTCGTGCTGCTCAAGCTGGTGGGCCTCAACCCCGTGGTCGTCCACGGCGGCGGGCCGCAGATCGACGACGCCCTGCGCCGCGTCGGCAAGAGCGGCACCTTCGTCCAGGGCATGCGCGTGACCGACGCCGAAACCATGGAAGTCGTCGAATGGGTACTTGGCGGCCAGGTGCAGCAGGACATCGTCCTGATGATCAATGAAGCCGGCGGCAAGGCCGTGGGCCTGACCGGCAAGGACGGCGGCCTGATCCGCGCTCGCAAGAAGCTGATGGAAAACAAGGAAAATCCCGACCAGCCGCTGGATATCGGCTTCGTCGGCGACATCACCCAGGTCGATCCGGCGGTGGTGAAGGCGCTGCAGGACGATCAGTTCATTCCCGTGATCTCGCCCATCGGCTATGGCCAGGACGGCAAGGCGTACAACATCAACGCCGACGTGGTGGCGGGCAAGATGGCCGAAGTGCTCGGTGCGGAAAAACTGCTGATGATGACCAACACGCCCGGCGTGCTGGACAAGGATGGCAAGCTGCTGCGCAGCCTGTCGGCGCGCGCGATCGACGAACTCTTCGCCGACGGCACGATTTCCGGCGGCATGCTGCCCAAGATTTCCTCGTCGCTGGACGCCGCGCGCAGCGGCGTGAATTCGGTACACATCATCGACGGGCGCGTGCCCCACTGCCTGCTGCTGGAACTGCTGACGGACCAGGGCGTGGGCACGATGATCACGTCGCGCTGA
- a CDS encoding pyrimidine 5'-nucleotidase, producing MQIRRHLLRPAARLRRSRRTATASPQRLWLFDLDNTLHNTSHAIFPRIDAGMARAVAETLGVDLDTANALRTKYWKRYGATVIGMVRHHGVNAETFLRMSHDFDVLPLLKSESGLPAKLRRLPGRKVLLTNAPLHYARTVLRHLGLLSHFDSLWAIEHMNWHGNFRPKPSAILLKRVLAREGASAAHTVLVEDTLENLRGARRAGLRTVHIHHPGTPFSKGGRNRPGYVDLRVHSVSELLLQRRPLRR from the coding sequence ATGCAGATCCGCCGGCATTTGCTGCGGCCGGCGGCGCGCCTGCGCCGCTCGCGCCGCACGGCCACGGCCTCACCCCAGCGCCTGTGGCTGTTCGATCTGGACAATACGCTGCACAACACCTCGCATGCCATCTTCCCGCGGATCGACGCGGGCATGGCGCGCGCCGTGGCGGAAACCCTGGGGGTGGACCTGGACACCGCCAACGCGCTGCGCACGAAGTACTGGAAACGCTACGGCGCGACGGTGATCGGCATGGTGCGCCATCATGGCGTGAATGCCGAAACCTTCCTGCGCATGAGCCACGATTTCGACGTGCTCCCCTTGCTCAAGTCGGAAAGCGGCCTGCCGGCCAAGCTGCGCCGGTTGCCGGGGCGCAAGGTGCTGCTCACCAATGCGCCGCTGCATTACGCCCGCACGGTGCTGCGGCACCTGGGCCTGCTGTCGCATTTCGACAGCCTGTGGGCGATCGAGCACATGAACTGGCACGGCAACTTCCGCCCCAAGCCTTCTGCCATCCTGCTCAAGCGCGTGCTCGCGCGCGAAGGCGCGTCGGCCGCGCATACCGTGCTGGTCGAGGACACCCTGGAAAACCTGCGCGGCGCGCGCCGCGCGGGCCTGCGCACGGTGCACATACACCATCCGGGCACACCCTTCAGCAAGGGCGGCCGCAACCGGCCGGGCTATGTCGACTTGCGAGTACACTCGGTCAGCGAGCTGCTACTGCAACGCCGCCCCTTGCGGCGCTAG
- the slmA gene encoding nucleoid occlusion factor SlmA, with the protein MASRPGEKKTQILQTLAEMLEQPHAARITTAALAARMQVSEAALYRHFASKAQMFEGLIEFIEQTIFTLVNQIGSAEPDGVGQARRMVNMLLTFSERNKGMTRVLTGDALVTEDNRLQERINHINDRIEASFRQALRTAVHDGALPANADVSAHASLLTHFVLGRWLRYAQSGWRVPPTVHLDEQLRLALG; encoded by the coding sequence ATGGCAAGCAGACCCGGCGAAAAGAAAACGCAGATCCTGCAGACCCTGGCGGAAATGCTGGAGCAGCCTCACGCGGCTCGAATCACGACAGCGGCCCTGGCGGCGCGCATGCAGGTTTCGGAAGCGGCCCTGTACCGGCATTTCGCCAGCAAGGCGCAGATGTTCGAAGGCCTGATCGAGTTCATCGAGCAGACGATATTCACGCTGGTCAATCAGATCGGTTCGGCGGAGCCCGATGGCGTCGGCCAGGCACGGCGCATGGTCAACATGCTGCTGACATTTTCCGAACGCAACAAGGGCATGACGCGCGTGCTCACGGGCGACGCGCTGGTGACGGAAGACAACCGTCTGCAGGAACGGATCAACCACATCAACGATCGCATCGAAGCCTCGTTCCGCCAGGCCTTGCGCACGGCGGTGCACGACGGGGCCTTGCCGGCGAATGCCGATGTCAGCGCGCATGCCAGCCTGTTGACGCATTTCGTGCTGGGACGCTGGCTGCGGTATGCGCAAAGCGGTTGGCGCGTGCCGCCGACCGTGCACCTGGACGAACAGCTTCGCCTGGCCTTGGGCTGA
- a CDS encoding HesA/MoeB/ThiF family protein — protein sequence MNDQQLLRYARHILLDELGIEGQEKILAGRALIIGAGGLGSPAAMYLASAGVGHITLVDDDVVELSNLQRQLLHATESLGQAKVESGRRALLSLNPEIVVDTIAQRLQGDALLAAVARADVVLDCSDNFTTRHAINRACVHHRKPLVSGAAIRFDGQVSVFDLRGETSPCYHCLFPEADDVEEANCATMGVLAPLVGIIGSVQAAEALKLLAGIGETLAGRMLCLDGLAMQWRSLNVPRDEECAICAERRPLPKR from the coding sequence ATGAACGACCAGCAGTTGCTGCGCTATGCCCGCCACATCCTGCTCGACGAACTCGGTATCGAAGGACAGGAAAAAATCCTGGCGGGGCGTGCGCTGATCATCGGGGCAGGGGGGCTGGGCTCTCCGGCCGCGATGTATCTTGCCAGCGCGGGGGTCGGCCATATCACGCTGGTCGACGACGACGTCGTCGAACTCAGCAACCTGCAGCGGCAGTTGCTGCACGCCACGGAAAGCCTGGGACAGGCCAAGGTGGAATCAGGGCGCCGCGCCTTGCTGTCGCTCAATCCGGAGATCGTCGTCGACACCATTGCCCAGCGCCTGCAGGGCGATGCCCTGCTCGCCGCCGTGGCGCGCGCGGACGTGGTGCTCGATTGTTCCGACAACTTCACCACCCGGCACGCGATCAACCGCGCGTGCGTGCATCACCGCAAGCCGCTGGTGTCGGGCGCGGCCATCCGCTTCGATGGGCAGGTCAGCGTATTCGACCTGCGTGGCGAGACCTCGCCGTGCTATCACTGCCTGTTCCCGGAAGCGGACGACGTCGAAGAAGCCAACTGCGCGACCATGGGCGTGCTGGCGCCGCTGGTGGGCATCATCGGCAGCGTGCAGGCGGCGGAAGCCTTGAAGCTGCTGGCCGGTATCGGCGAAACGCTCGCCGGCCGCATGCTGTGCCTGGACGGCCTGGCCATGCAATGGCGCAGCCTGAACGTCCCGCGCGACGAGGAATGCGCTATTTGCGCGGAAAGAAGGCCACTACCGAAGCGCTGA
- a CDS encoding S41 family peptidase — MSTRKFRSFGLVSLGVVAGVLLSVGVTAVAQRGGSPLPLEELRQFTNVFGAIKNNYVEPTDDKTLIDNAISGMVSGLDPHSAYLDADAYRDMQTATQGEFGGLGIEVGAEDGYVKVISPIEDTPAARAGVMAGDLITKINDTPTKGMSLNDAVKLMRGAPKTPITLTIMRADHPQPIVLKIMRDVIKVRSVRSKMLDGNVAYVRIAQFQEKTGADMARQLAELGAKQPPRALVLDLRNDPGGLLTSAIGVASAFLPADSLVVSTDGRTPDARHKYLATPAEYARGEGNYLSGLPGWVKTVPMVVLVNVGSASASEIVAGALQDHKRAKVMGNRTFGKGSVQVILPLSEDTAIKLTTSRYFTPSGRSIQATGIEPDYVVADTATGDLFRLPREADLQRHLANQQAPNGEIKSANDPANIELPKTFEFGGKEDFQLKQALNLLDGKPIQKAVPKTASNDKAGAPQQTAGAAQAPTERMTITPSGVEPAKAK; from the coding sequence ATGAGCACTCGCAAGTTTCGCAGTTTCGGCCTGGTGTCGCTCGGTGTTGTCGCCGGTGTTTTGCTAAGCGTCGGCGTGACCGCGGTCGCACAGCGCGGCGGCAGCCCCTTGCCGTTGGAGGAACTGCGCCAGTTCACCAACGTCTTCGGCGCCATCAAGAACAACTACGTCGAACCGACGGACGACAAGACGCTGATCGACAATGCCATCTCCGGCATGGTGTCCGGCCTCGATCCGCACTCCGCCTATCTGGACGCCGATGCCTATCGCGACATGCAGACCGCCACGCAAGGCGAGTTCGGCGGCCTGGGCATCGAAGTCGGCGCCGAAGACGGCTACGTGAAGGTCATTTCGCCCATCGAAGACACGCCGGCCGCGCGCGCCGGTGTCATGGCGGGCGATCTCATCACCAAGATCAACGATACGCCCACCAAGGGCATGTCGCTGAACGACGCCGTCAAGCTGATGCGCGGCGCGCCCAAGACGCCGATCACGCTGACCATCATGCGTGCCGATCATCCGCAGCCCATCGTGCTGAAGATCATGCGCGACGTCATCAAGGTGCGCAGCGTGCGCAGCAAGATGCTGGACGGCAACGTGGCCTATGTGCGCATTGCCCAGTTCCAGGAAAAGACGGGCGCCGACATGGCCCGCCAGCTTGCCGAGCTCGGCGCCAAGCAGCCGCCGCGCGCGCTGGTGCTGGACCTGCGCAATGACCCGGGCGGCCTGTTGACCAGCGCCATCGGCGTGGCGTCGGCCTTCCTGCCGGCGGATTCGCTGGTGGTATCCACCGATGGCCGCACGCCCGACGCGCGCCACAAGTATCTGGCCACCCCGGCCGAATATGCGCGCGGCGAAGGCAATTATCTCTCGGGCCTGCCGGGTTGGGTCAAGACCGTGCCCATGGTGGTGCTGGTGAACGTGGGCTCCGCGTCCGCCTCGGAAATCGTCGCCGGCGCGCTGCAGGATCACAAGCGCGCCAAGGTGATGGGCAACCGTACCTTCGGCAAGGGCTCCGTGCAGGTGATCCTGCCGCTCAGCGAAGACACCGCCATCAAGCTGACGACGTCGCGCTATTTCACGCCCAGCGGCCGTTCCATCCAGGCGACCGGCATCGAACCGGATTACGTGGTGGCCGATACGGCGACCGGCGACCTGTTCCGCCTGCCGCGCGAAGCCGATCTGCAGCGCCACCTGGCCAACCAGCAAGCGCCCAACGGCGAGATCAAGTCCGCCAATGACCCGGCCAATATCGAGCTGCCCAAGACGTTCGAGTTCGGCGGCAAGGAAGACTTCCAGCTCAAGCAGGCGCTGAACCTGCTGGACGGCAAGCCGATCCAGAAGGCCGTGCCCAAGACCGCGTCCAATGACAAGGCCGGCGCGCCGCAGCAGACCGCCGGCGCCGCGCAGGCGCCGACGGAACGCATGACGATCACGCCGTCCGGAGTCGAGCCCGCCAAGGCAAAATGA
- a CDS encoding murein hydrolase activator EnvC family protein has translation MRLAGSGWTAAALTMALAAGAAWAAPADLAEKQTEAQRQQSALRERIQSLQKTIDERESARKEAADSLRQSETAISQINRRLAELAAQSKQAEADLAGLERQMTAQQAVLAQRREELARQLRAQYTSGLSPWTALLSGDDPQQLGRNLAYLGYVSQARAEAVQALRRDLDELARLQGQADARRQEIAQVVKETADQKTQLVAQQKERASVLARLEGQITAQREEAVKLGRDDQRMSRLIDDLQVAIEKQAEEARKAEEARRKAEEARRQAEAEAARKAEEARRLALEEARRKAEDARKRADDARKAADAARRAQEAREASQAREQVEAAARRDADAAAAADRQAAAAARQAEDAEAAARRAAQASLPVARGNIEGLKPAEPKSAEPKTAETADAQSASSAPSSASSASSTPARPLPPAGRGLRPGLPVPVSGATVQGRFGLGRPDGGVWRGIVLRVPEGTPVRAVAPGTVVYANWLRGFGNLIIVDHGQQYLTVYGYNQSLLKQVGDRVAAGDTIASAGATGGQVESGLYFEIRHGGAPVDPAQWLAQ, from the coding sequence ATGCGCCTGGCTGGCAGTGGATGGACGGCCGCCGCGCTGACGATGGCGCTGGCGGCGGGCGCGGCGTGGGCCGCGCCCGCGGACCTGGCGGAGAAACAGACCGAGGCGCAACGCCAGCAGTCGGCATTGCGCGAACGCATCCAGTCACTGCAGAAAACCATCGACGAACGCGAATCGGCGCGCAAGGAAGCCGCTGACTCGCTGCGCCAGTCGGAAACCGCGATCTCGCAGATCAACCGCCGCCTGGCCGAGCTGGCCGCGCAGAGCAAGCAGGCGGAAGCCGACCTGGCCGGCCTGGAACGCCAGATGACGGCGCAGCAGGCGGTGCTGGCGCAGCGCCGCGAGGAGCTCGCGAGGCAACTGCGCGCCCAGTACACCAGCGGCCTGTCGCCCTGGACGGCGCTGCTGTCCGGCGACGACCCCCAGCAGCTGGGCCGCAATCTGGCCTATCTGGGCTATGTCTCCCAGGCCCGGGCCGAAGCGGTGCAGGCGCTGCGCCGCGACCTGGACGAACTGGCGCGCCTGCAGGGCCAGGCCGACGCGCGGCGCCAGGAAATCGCCCAGGTGGTCAAGGAAACCGCCGATCAGAAAACCCAGCTGGTCGCGCAGCAGAAGGAGCGCGCCAGCGTCCTGGCGCGCCTTGAAGGCCAGATCACCGCGCAGCGCGAAGAGGCCGTCAAGCTGGGCCGCGACGATCAGCGCATGTCGCGCCTGATCGACGACCTGCAGGTGGCCATCGAAAAGCAGGCCGAGGAAGCGCGCAAGGCCGAAGAGGCCCGCCGCAAGGCCGAGGAAGCGCGCAGGCAGGCGGAGGCCGAGGCCGCCCGCAAGGCCGAAGAGGCGCGGCGCCTGGCGCTGGAGGAAGCCCGGCGCAAGGCGGAAGACGCCCGCAAGCGCGCCGACGATGCCCGCAAGGCCGCCGACGCCGCCCGCCGCGCGCAGGAAGCGCGCGAGGCCTCGCAGGCGCGCGAGCAGGTCGAAGCCGCCGCGCGCCGCGACGCCGACGCCGCCGCGGCCGCCGATCGCCAGGCGGCCGCCGCCGCCAGGCAGGCGGAAGACGCCGAAGCGGCCGCGCGCCGGGCGGCGCAAGCCAGCCTGCCGGTGGCGCGCGGCAATATAGAAGGCTTAAAGCCAGCTGAACCGAAGTCGGCCGAACCGAAGACGGCGGAGACCGCGGACGCCCAGTCCGCCTCCTCCGCCCCATCGTCCGCTTCCTCGGCGTCTTCAACGCCCGCCCGGCCGCTCCCCCCGGCGGGCCGCGGCCTGCGGCCTGGCCTGCCGGTGCCCGTCTCGGGCGCCACCGTGCAGGGGCGCTTCGGCCTCGGCCGCCCGGACGGCGGCGTCTGGCGGGGCATCGTGCTGCGCGTGCCCGAAGGCACGCCGGTACGCGCCGTGGCGCCCGGCACCGTGGTTTACGCCAATTGGCTGCGGGGCTTCGGTAACCTCATCATCGTGGATCACGGCCAGCAGTACTTGACGGTCTACGGGTATAACCAGTCCCTGTTGAAACAGGTGGGCGATCGGGTCGCCGCCGGGGACACCATCGCCTCGGCCGGCGCGACGGGCGGGCAGGTGGAATCGGGCCTATACTTTGAAATTCGTCATGGCGGCGCGCCGGTGGACCCAGCCCAATGGTTGGCCCAGTAG